DNA sequence from the Campylobacter concisus genome:
ATTTCAAGAGATAATACTTTTTTCATAGCTAAACTACCTTTTAAAAGTTTAAAACTAAATTTATAATAATATAGCCAATTATAATAAAAAAATTAATACAAAAATTATAATATTTAGCTTTTTATTAAAAATAATACTTTAAATAAAAATATATATTTATTACTTGACTATGCACTTTATTATGATATAATCTTTACATAATAGTTATAAAAATAAGAGCATTTTAAAAATTAGACCTTGTTATAAAATCGTAAAAAATATTTTACATAATAGACCATTATGTAAAACAAAAGGAGAATTTTATGAAAAATAATGATAAATTAGACTTTGCAGATGAGATGGCAAATTATAAAGATAGTTTCATTTCTTATAATAAGATAGCAGACAAGAGCATTAACACAATTAATACATATAAAAATTGCCTTGATGGCTTTGTAGAGTTTTGCTATGAGAATAATGACGTGATTAGCTTTAATAATCTAAGTCAAAAGCATATAACTGATTATTTTATATGGTTAGATGACTTATATAGAAAAAAACAACACAAAAAGAGTGCTACTAGGGCTGAAGGTATATCAAGCTCAACAAAAATAAGTTATTTAACTATTTTAAAGATTTTCTTTAAGTATATTACTAATAATAACGATAAGCTCATAGACTTAGAAAAAATACTAGATAATTATAAGATTACCAAGAAAAAAGTAAATAAATTTGAAAATTTTATGAAAGAGGGCGAGAGAGATAAAATTTTAGACTATATAGAAAATAAGCTAACTAAAAAACCTGAATATAGATATATTAAAAATTATAGAAATTCATTGCTTATAAAGTTAATGCTAAAAAGCGGGCTTAGAATAAGCGAAGCACTAAATCTTAAATTTTGTGACTTTCAAGAGAGCGACGACGGCGAATTTTACGACATAAATATACTAGCCAAAGGTGGAGAGTATCAAACGGCATATATACCAAAAAGTCATATAAAAGATGATTTTGAGAGGCTATCTAGCATATACCCACCTGAAAGCTATATCTTTACAAATAAAAACGGCGATAAGCCTATTTCTAGGCAATGCGTATATACTCTGCTAGAGCGCATATATAGAAAATGTGGCATAGTAAATAAAAGGGGTTGCCATATTTTAAGGCACTCGTTTGCTATGAATATGGTCGAGAAAAATACAAATTTAGGCGTTATCCAAAAGGCTCTTAGGCACAAGAAAATACAGACAACGATGATCTATGCAGACGCTACTGGGGATATGGTCAAGAAAGAGATGAGGCGAATAGAGGGAAATTAAGCCAAGGGGTTGTCAATTAAAAACGTTTTTAAAAATTTCAAAACAATTTATCACTATAATTTAAATAGTGACTGCTCTTTCTTTATTTTAGATTTCCAACGCCTTATAAAATACAAAATTTTTTATGTTAATAATACAAATATGCTACTTGTTCCAAACTTTTAATATAAATTTTACATCTATGACAAAGCTGCTTTTATGCTTGAATATTTTTGTTTGTCTTGACAATTATGTGTCTTTATGCTCTACTAATTGTTTTTATCATCTTTTTCATCTAATAACTTCTTAGCTAGCCTACGCCTAGAATATGCTTTTATCGAAAGGCAATGAATTACACTTACAAGATCTTTAAAGAGCTCCTCTTTGGCACTTTTATTCTAGCTGGAGTTTATTGCAAGTAACCAAATTAAAAAATAAACAAGCTAATCTGCCCTTATAAAGTATAAAAACTTCCTCTATTTCATTATTCATTGCAGCAGAAAACTGGTTTAATAAAACATTTTATATAAAGGTTTATTCCACTAGCAATATCAGAATAGATTTCGTCTATACCGTAGACATTTTTATTAGCATAAACAATAATGGTTTCTATTTAATTTTCCAAATCCTTTTTGTTTAGATATGTTATACCCCTAACACAGACTGCTTTTTACGTGTCGCATCTAAACCCTTTAATTTACATACTCTTTATTGTAGTTATAATAACCATTAGGGAGCCCTATTACTTTAATTTACCTAATTTTACAATCTGCCTAGTGTTGCTCAGATAGTGGCTAGCATTGCTAAAACTTCATTTGATTTGATTTCAACCTTTCACATATATTTTTAGTTATAATAATATAAAAGAGTTATATATGGTATTAGGTCAGCTATGTGAATTTTAGTAATTGCTATTTAAAATATTTATTACAAATTTTCTTGGTATGATTTAAGTAAAATTTTACATAGGATAAAAAATGAAAAAGACATTTCGTATATTTATTTCATCAACGTTTAATGACTTTAAAACAGAACGTAATGTGCTTCATAAAGAAATTTTTCCTGAAGTAAAAAAATATTGCAAATCCATAGGCTTTGCATTTCAAGCTATAGATTTAAGGTGGGGAATAAATAACGAAGCCCAAAAAGACCAAAAAACACTACCTATGTGTTTAGCAGAGGTAGCAAACTGCAAAGCCTATCCGCATCCAAATTTTATTATATTTTTAGGCAGTAGATATGGTTGGATACCACTCCCATTTATGATAGAAAAATTAGAATTTGAAGAAATTTTAAAAAATACAAATAAAAGAAAAGAGCTTATGGAGTGGTATTTCTTAGATGAAAATCAAATCCCAAGTTCATATATATTAAAACCCCGTACAGGCAAATTTGAAAATTATAACATTTGGGAAAAAAAAGAGAATGAGTTACGTGAAATTTTGCTAAAAGCCAGTAAAAATTTAGTCGATGTTAAAAATAAAAAATATATTACTTCGGCCACACATCACGAGTTTGAAGAAATATTGAAAGGCGATGACAACAGACAATATATAATATCTGTCATAAGAGATATTGAAGGCGAGAACATAAATGAAAAAGATGTTATAAATTTTAGGAATGAAGTTAAAAAAGAAATAGCAGAATGCAACCAAATAACACATAAGGTAAAAGAGCTTAAACAAATTGATGGCGGCATTGCATATGAAATAATAGATAAAGAAAAATTTGTTAAAGATATTAAGACTGTTCTTATAAAAAATATTGACCATGAAATATCCCGCATGAAAAAAGAGTCCAAAAATATTGACCATGAAAATTTTAAAAATAGCAAGATTGATATATTTTTTGGTAGAAAAAATTCATTAGATATAATCAACAATTATATTAATAATGAAGAACAAACCCCTTTTTATATATACTCTGATTCTGGTATGGGCAAATCAGCACTTATGGCAAAGGCGATAAATAATCAAGAAGAACAAAATAATCATAAAAAAATTATCTATAGATTCGTTGGTGCTAGTGCGGATTCATTGTACAAAAAAGATTTGCTAGTTGACATAGCAAATGAACTTACAGGTCAGATCATTGATTATAAATATCAAGAGCATGAATTTGATAAGCAGATAAAAAAAGTTTTAGAACAAAATCAGGAGTGTAAAACTATTGTGTTTATAGATGCTCTTGATCAAATAAAAACCCGTGACTATCTTAAATGGCTGCCACAAAATTTAGGTAAAAATTTAAAAATTGTACTCACTGTACTAAAGGATGAAAATTTTAAAGAAGATAGTATTTATTATGATATATTAAGTGAGAAATATGGCACAAAAAATAGTCTTGACCTAAATCATGACAGCCTAAAAGCAAATGCTGATGAAATTTTTAGTAGTATCCTGGCAAAATACAACCGTACTTTAACACAAACACAAATGATTTTAGTTAAAAATAAATTTTATAATGCAAATTGCTCTCCGTTGTATGCCTATATAGTATCCCAAGAATTACGAAATGTAAGCTCTAAACAAAGTATAGATATTGCGGACAATATATCTGGTGCTATAAATGAATTTGTTGATAACTTGGTAAAAATATATCATCATAATGAAATATTTATTAGAAAAGTTTTAAGTCTTATAGCTTTTAGTAAATATGGAATTAGTGAAAGCGAGATATTTGATATACTTTCAGAAGATCTACAAGATGAAGAGGAATTTCAAAAAGCTATTTTGAATAATTTTCATGAGCCCATAAAAGCTCCGAATCCGCTAAGAAAGGACAAGGAAGAGCTTGTTTTACCAGCATTCTTATGGTCAAGCTTATCAAATAAATTAGAACCATTTTTTGTTAAGACTCAAAAAGATGGTGAAATACTAATCAACTTTTTTCATAGACAATTTAAACAGTCTATATCAAAATTATATGAAGCCTATAAGATAAAAACACATGAGAGAATTCTAAATTATTTTAATGAGTTTGAACAACAAGAAAAGTTGTGGAATGAGAGATATCCTTCTTTAAGAGCTTTAAGCGAAATTTTTTATCATCTTTATTATTCAAAATCAGAAAGGTTAGATGAATATTTAAATAATCTAGAATTTATAGGAAGCATATATGACCACGGAAAAGAAAATGACTTTAGAGAAATTCTAGATATATTAGATGAAAAAAAATACTGGGTTATTAAAAGCTTTTACAGGGAAAAAGATTATTTAATAAAAAGCGTTGTTAATGAAAAATTTAAACCACATATGGCTCTTTTTCAAGTTGCATATGAAGATGGGGTAGATTCTCCGCTAAATAAAGGCGCTAATGATTTAATTGACAAAAACAAAATAAATTTTAGATGGCTCAAAAGAGAGAATATTGACTATAAATTTAGCAGGAGTGGCTTAATTAATGTTTTATTAAACGAAAACAACTCTTCTAATATAATGTTTGTAGATAAAGATACTTTTATTACTTATAATGGACCTATGATTGTGTTTTGGTCATTGCAAGATTTTAATATTATAAACACAATAAGAACTAAAATATGTGAAACAGTTATAAGGCTTTCAGATGGCAATTTATTGTCGTATAGACAAGGCAGTTCAACATTTTTAGTTTTCGATAAAAAAGGTATCATTAAAATAAACAAGGACATAGAAAAAGATATAAATTTTATATTTGAAATTGATACGGATATGATAGCGTTACAGTTGTATTCTCGTATGCAAATTTATAATAGACAAGAAGATAAATTTCTAGAAATCCAAACTAATTATAATATGATCGAAAAAATAAAGGATAATTTATATGTCATCTTCTCTAGTTCTTTAAATAGGATAGTAAAAAAATATTATAAGATAGCAATTGTAGATAAAAATTTAAATATTATTAAAGAGTTAGATATTGCAGAAGAATACTATAGCGTGACTAAAATTTTTGATGATAAGTTAATTATATTTACTACAAAAGGAGATATTTTATTACTAAATTTAATTGATTATAAAATTACAAAAATAGATATCGGCGAACTTCAAGAATTAAAATATGTAAAAATAATAAGATATGACAATGAAAGAATAGTTTTAGATGCGAAATTAAATAATTCTGAAGATCACATATTAGCCGAAATTCATGAAAATAAAGTCAATAAAAAAATAGAATGTGCAAATATCACACCTTTAAAAAATGGAAATTATATAGTTCAAGATGATAAGGCTATGCTCTTTTTAGATAGTAAATATAGGAAAATAAAAA
Encoded proteins:
- a CDS encoding tyrosine-type recombinase/integrase — translated: MKNNDKLDFADEMANYKDSFISYNKIADKSINTINTYKNCLDGFVEFCYENNDVISFNNLSQKHITDYFIWLDDLYRKKQHKKSATRAEGISSSTKISYLTILKIFFKYITNNNDKLIDLEKILDNYKITKKKVNKFENFMKEGERDKILDYIENKLTKKPEYRYIKNYRNSLLIKLMLKSGLRISEALNLKFCDFQESDDGEFYDINILAKGGEYQTAYIPKSHIKDDFERLSSIYPPESYIFTNKNGDKPISRQCVYTLLERIYRKCGIVNKRGCHILRHSFAMNMVEKNTNLGVIQKALRHKKIQTTMIYADATGDMVKKEMRRIEGN
- a CDS encoding DUF4062 domain-containing protein, with the protein product MKKTFRIFISSTFNDFKTERNVLHKEIFPEVKKYCKSIGFAFQAIDLRWGINNEAQKDQKTLPMCLAEVANCKAYPHPNFIIFLGSRYGWIPLPFMIEKLEFEEILKNTNKRKELMEWYFLDENQIPSSYILKPRTGKFENYNIWEKKENELREILLKASKNLVDVKNKKYITSATHHEFEEILKGDDNRQYIISVIRDIEGENINEKDVINFRNEVKKEIAECNQITHKVKELKQIDGGIAYEIIDKEKFVKDIKTVLIKNIDHEISRMKKESKNIDHENFKNSKIDIFFGRKNSLDIINNYINNEEQTPFYIYSDSGMGKSALMAKAINNQEEQNNHKKIIYRFVGASADSLYKKDLLVDIANELTGQIIDYKYQEHEFDKQIKKVLEQNQECKTIVFIDALDQIKTRDYLKWLPQNLGKNLKIVLTVLKDENFKEDSIYYDILSEKYGTKNSLDLNHDSLKANADEIFSSILAKYNRTLTQTQMILVKNKFYNANCSPLYAYIVSQELRNVSSKQSIDIADNISGAINEFVDNLVKIYHHNEIFIRKVLSLIAFSKYGISESEIFDILSEDLQDEEEFQKAILNNFHEPIKAPNPLRKDKEELVLPAFLWSSLSNKLEPFFVKTQKDGEILINFFHRQFKQSISKLYEAYKIKTHERILNYFNEFEQQEKLWNERYPSLRALSEIFYHLYYSKSERLDEYLNNLEFIGSIYDHGKENDFREILDILDEKKYWVIKSFYREKDYLIKSVVNEKFKPHMALFQVAYEDGVDSPLNKGANDLIDKNKINFRWLKRENIDYKFSRSGLINVLLNENNSSNIMFVDKDTFITYNGPMIVFWSLQDFNIINTIRTKICETVIRLSDGNLLSYRQGSSTFLVFDKKGIIKINKDIEKDINFIFEIDTDMIALQLYSRMQIYNRQEDKFLEIQTNYNMIEKIKDNLYVIFSSSLNRIVKKYYKIAIVDKNLNIIKELDIAEEYYSVTKIFDDKLIIFTTKGDILLLNLIDYKITKIDIGELQELKYVKIIRYDNERIVLDAKLNNSEDHILAEIHENKVNKKIECANITPLKNGNYIVQDDKAMLFLDSKYRKIKKYNIPYKDTPLNLEMKNGNVAILIDENKVCILDGNGEYLKQIDNIDNVLSLKEFEEFLVIVDEKYIKFFDPNSVLQNKISYNGDNKFFGSDICYVSKLKNKKVFLQLYNEEILLFNNRLKLKIKEDNVVYVKSLLETFSENIIIKHFDTISFINTTKMSTKILETDQKTNGIISIKGHRFLSYRKDGLINLYDHNGEKLKTIKAHLNSIELVKQLKNKNFVSCTKYVGKIWDQNFELLHTFEMEKDNNDFYYNNVEVIDNYIWKKCFDYACIYNFEGKIVKLLKYEKSIQTITHKKTNKKYIYCNNYIYTPSGKVSKSQNLQDYKIEENIEFSDGIITLPNKEEFLFMHDYDNIKIIRQYNNKMLLCFGPYLSYFVVN